In one Arachis duranensis cultivar V14167 chromosome 9, aradu.V14167.gnm2.J7QH, whole genome shotgun sequence genomic region, the following are encoded:
- the LOC107463957 gene encoding FBD-associated F-box protein At5g56370-like has translation MKMDRISFLPNSILCNILSYLPTEEAVSTSILSSRWRQVCKELQVFDIDDTPFRSGLEWEARFVSYVNAILTQRNADYPIQKFRLTCNKVSKSLLLTWLNAVIGPHLQELYLNIDLPIKLPEAILTCPSLKSLILKRDSFLDSYPKFSNVYLPSLKNLELDIVYMDPSKLLSGCPVLENFKLILQVHDNSCVALIPTMQQMPRTLKSLIIEDNTFFNGVSHRLILIDTPSLEYLHIKVMTLLNSKLEFSFSNFINIVEAHLDLLHDCIYHVGWVPHLLHALRETKLLALKGYSTLCLFSAPAFEFPEFHRLLNLELDVPCFSINFLLNFLHSSHVLEALVINDISKEKYFHLVEYDGPAPPTMVPNCVTSHLKSFEFRGYEDSVDKREFIAYLLQRGLALEIVTIHLNYVFNQETKYDIVRELSAIPRGSTTCQLNFIDQNAVEHG, from the exons ATGAAAATGGATAGGATCAGTTTTTTACCCAATTCTATCCTTTGCAACATTCTCTCATACCTCCCAACAGAAGAAGCTGTATCCACCAGCATCCTCTCTAGCAGGTGGCGCCAAGTTTGTAAGGAACTCCAAGTCTTTGACATAGATGATACACCCTTTCGGTCCGGTCTGGAATGGGAAGCTCGATTTGTTTCATATGTGAATGCTATTCTAACTCAGCGCAATGCAGATTACCCTATCCAAAAGTTCCGCCTCACTTGCAATAAAGTTTCAAAGAGTCTCCTCTTAACATGGCTTAATGCCGTCATTGGGCCCCATCTTCAAGAACTCTATCTCAACATTGATCTACCAATCAAGCTGCCTGAAGCCATACTCACTTGTCCATCACTCAAGTCCCTTATTTTGAAACGTGATAGTTTTTTGGATTCTTATCCAAAGTTTTCAAATGTTTATTTGCCATCCCTCAAGAATCTAGAGTTGGATATAGTCTATATGGACCCCAGCAAGCTTTTATCCGGCTGCCCTGTTCTTGAAAATTTTAAGCTCATTTTACAGGTCCACGATAATTCTTGTGTTGCTCTCATACCTACAATGCAGCAGATGCCTCGCACATTGAAAAGTTTAATCATTGAAGATAACACATTTTTTAATGGGGTTAGCCATCGTTTGATTTTGATAGACACGCCATCTCTTGAATACCTTCATATAAAAGTAATGACCCTCTTGAACTCTAAGCTAGAGTTTTCTTTTAGCAATTTCATTAACATAGTGGAGGCACATCTTGATCTTCTTCATGACTGTATTTACCATGTCGGTTGGGTGCCCCACCTTCTCCATGCACTGCGCGAAACAAAATTGTTGGCATTGAAAGGTTACTCAACACTG TGCTTATTTAGTGCCCCAGCTTTCGAGTTTCCAGAATTTCACCGTTTGCTCAATCTAGAGCTTGATGTTCCATGTTTCAGCATAAACTTCCTGCTAAACTTCCTTCATAGTTCTCATGTACTTGAAGCTCTTGTGATTAATGATATTTCAAAG gaaaaatattttcatctgGTGGAGTATGATGGGCCAGCACCACCAACCATGGTTCCTAATTGTGTGACTTCACATCTCAAGAGTTTTGAATTTAGAGGATACGAAGATTCTGTAGATAAGCGTGAATTTATTGCATATCTTTTACAAAGAGGACTTGCTTTGGAGATAGTTACAATTCATCTAAATTATGTTTTCAACCAAGAGACAAAGTATGATATTGTTAGGGAATTATCTGCTATACCAAGGGGCTCTACAACATGTCAGCTAAATTTCATTGACCAAAATGCTGTTGAACATG GTTGA